Genomic DNA from Nostoc sp. C052:
TTCAAGGACTGCAACTCCATTTGCAGAAGAGGAAGAAGAAAATTCTGATGGTGAAACATTCAGTCTTGACTTTGATTTATAATCTTTGTGGCAGGGTAATTCCAGTATCTTTCCCTCTAGCAGAATTACAAGAACTGCACAAAAGCCTCTTTGAACAAAGACTTGAGTCTATAATGCCAGGTTTACTGATTTTTGGAGATAAACCCCTGCAAGAATATGCCAGTTAATTTAATTATTTTAGTTGCGGCAGTGATTGTCGCTTTGTTAATTTTCAGGGCATTACTAGATTTATTAAAGACATTCCTCAGTACAGCAATCGCAATTGTTGTCATCGTGATTATCTTGAAGGTTTTAGGATTTAGTCCACAAGACTTGATGCACGAAATTGCTAACTTACCTCAAATTATCAACCATTTGCTCAGTGGGAAGAAGTATTGAAGAAGTCAGAAGGCAGTTCTTGTAGAGGGGAGAAGGAACAAGTAATTTTTGAGATTCAGACTCCTCCCAATACTACTCGCTTTGTGCATTTTGAACTCATAATTTGGTTTTTGGGGTTGGGTTAAAGGTTTTTTCTTTCCCTTTTCCCCAAACCTTTTCCCAAAAACCCGACAAGTATTGATATAACTACTACTTTCAATTGGGTATAACCCGTATGGTCTATGGCTTTAAGTCACTTTTGGAGATTTTATAATATAAGTAAGCTTTAAAAATTAGGCTTCAACTATATGAAAATACTCTCATCAGAGCTAGTCCATTTAGGATTTGGAAAATATGTGCGTTCTGACCAAGTAACGGCAGTTATACCAATAGAAGAAGAACGAGGTCCTGGGCGACGAACCTTTGTTCACATTCAAGGGCAAAGCGATCCAATTATCGCCTCTCGTGCTGAAGATACCATTGTACGTGATTTAGTACAGGAGCCACGCGAAGTTACCCAAGCACGGCAGCAGCAAGAAATTCTTCAAGATTTATTGGTAAATTTAGGTAATGTTAATTCGACTGTGCGTAGAATTAACCGTGATGAAGGCAGTTTGGATCTTGACCTGTTAGAGCGACGAATTAAGCAAGTCCTTGAAAATTAATTGCAGAAATCAGCAAACTAAATAACGGAGAAAGATATTGCTGAATACAATTACAAACCAGGTTTCAGTATCAGATACACAAGTTATATCGTCAAGATTGTGGATACCGGAACAGGTACTGTTTACACCTGCTGCCTTAAATGAGGTTTGGGGGCAGCAGATTCTTGCACGTATAGAGTCACTTAATTTACCAATCGAAGAATTATCACAGAATCGTCTCAAGGGACTGCGTGGTGAGTCTGAGCGGGATACTTACAACATCGCCAAGCGTACCTTAGCAGTGGTTACTGCGCCACCCAGTTCTTTTAAACTGAGTCCCATTCCACCTTCTGCGGATTGGCAGTTTCACATTGCTGAAGGTTGTCCGGCTCATTGTCAATACTGCTACTTAGCTGGTAGTTTGTCGGGACCACCTGTCATCCGCGTTTTTGCTAACTTACCGCAGATATTAGAGAACTTAGCTAACTACGAGCAACAAAGTCAAAACACGAGTTTTGAAGTTAGCTGTTACACAGACCCATTGGGTATTGAGCATCTAACTGGAAGCCTTGCTGAATGTATTCGTTACTTTGGCACTCGTAGTAATGCACATTTACGTTGGGTATCGAAATTTGATGTTGTGGATGGGTTACTTGACCTACCACACAATGGGCATACCCGTTGTCGGATGAGTGTTAATGCAGCGCCGATTTCTGGCAAGTTTGAAGGTGGCACCGCATCTGTAACATCCAGACTGAATGCATTGCGACAGTTAGCGCTACCATTAGAGCGTGGCGGTGGTGGTTATCCAGTAGGCTTAGTTATTGCGCCAATTATGCCGATAGACGATTGGCAGATGCACTATAGTTCTTTGTTTGACCAGATAAACGAGGCACTGGATTTTGAGTGTAACCTTACTTTTGAACTAATCTCGCATCGGTTCACACCTGGGTCAAAAGAAGTTTTACGAACTTGGTATCCGCAATCAAAATTAGAGATGGATGAGGCAAAACGCAGTGTCAAGCGTAATAAGTTTGGCGGAACGAAGTACGTTTACGACAAGGACACAATGAAGGCGCTGCGTTGCTTTTTTGAGAGGGAGATTAGTAGGCGCTTTTCAAATGCGGGAATTCTTTATTGGACTTAGCAAACTATTTTGCTCAAATACAGTTACATTATGGGGGGAGTTCAGAAGGCAGAAGTACGTTCGCGCAGCGTCCCGTAGGGAAGGCAGAAGGCTTTTATGGAAAATTCGCGGACGAATCGATTCTATCGGGTATCTCTACAAAATTGTCGAAATGGTGAACGCATTGTTTTCCAAGTGTAAATCACCACAAATCCATACTGGCGGGGCTGCATTCAGTGCGAAATCTTTAGGGAAGTCTTCGTAAAATAAATGACACGTCCCGCGATAAAAAGTAAAAACATCAGAACCCATTGCCTTGTATTTTAATTCAAGCAGTTTTGGGTTGCGTCCAAGGTTAAAGCGATGAATTCTGTCAATGATATTGTTTGTCATATAAAACCAGAATCACAAAAGTACCAGGGATAATAGAAGGTCTAGATCGCACCTGTCCTGGGACGGGGGTAGACGTTGCTTGAAACTTAGCTGTAGCCAAATATAACTTATGTGTCTTCAAATCTAACGCCATTGTCCGCGCTCCTGGCTCGGTGACGACGTTATTCACAATACTAAATTTGTCGGCAGAGTCCTCATGTACCACTGTCAGCGAACCTTCACCATTTGAACTGAAAGCTAATCTAGTCACTGGGTCATAAGCGATCGCATCTGTCCTCTTGCCAATTGGCAGTGTCGCTTTAATACTGAGAGTGTTTGCATCCACTACAGTCATGATTTGGTTTCTACAACCAATAAACAACCGCCGATGCTCTTTATCTATATCGATTCCAGTTGGTTCTGAGCAAGGTTTGAGCGGAGAATCTTTCTCAACTTTGAGGTTACTAGCATTTATGGCTACGATTTCGCTTTTGTCCTCTAAGTTCACGTCAATTCGACCTAAGCCATCAGCCACCGCAAATTCTGGTTTACCACCCAAGGCAATTGTCCCCAAGACTTTGGTAGTTTTAGCATCAAAAACAGTTACTGAGTTGCTCAAACCGTTAAAAGTGAACACTTTTTGGGACACAGAATCATAGACGATGGCATCTGGGTTAGAACCAGTTTTAACTTTTCCTATAACTTTTAGTGTCTTTAAATCGAAAATAGTAGCTGTTGCTGCCTTACCATTACTGGTAAAACCACGATTCAATTCTCTTGCAATGGCAACACCATGTACTCCTGGAGTATCACCAATTTCCCCCACAACCCGCCCAGTGTCAACATTTAATACTATTACCCTTGTAGAGCGCGTAATGTATAGGCGACGAGCAGCACTATCCAATGTCAGGTAATCCCATCCTCCTTCTCCACCCAGAGAAATTTTTTTGACTACTTGGTAGTTGGGAGTTGTTGATGTGCCACTAATTACCGCATTGTCAAAGCACAAGCCAGAACCAGTGATTAACACAGAAGCAATAACTGTACCAATCCTATGATTAATTATGGTGTTCAAAAATATATTCCTTTATTGTTACAGTTGTTTTTCGGATATTAGCAAAATTAAATTGTATTTTCCTAGACAAAGTTATTGCAGAAAAAGTTGGGGATAGAGTATTGGCGTGGTAATGTAGTAGAAAACACATAGTAAACGTGTAATGGCTTACCCGTCGTAGGCGATGCCGGAGCCAATACTTTTCGGTTAAGAACTAAGCAGTGTTAATAATGGAAAAATTGAGTAGCTGAGGTTGAGTACCAGTACCACGATGAATAGGTTTCTTGGATGGAAATTTGGAACGAGTTTTTTTGACTAGTCGAGGATTGCTTCTGTGTTGTCGAGGCGGAATTTTCTCAATCCTTTATCTCCATGATCAACCATGACCAAAAAAAGGGAGTTGTTCGGTTGGGGTATGCTGAAATTCAGGTATCGCGGCACGAATAACCTTAAGAGTGCCGGTAAACCCTAAGCGCAGAGGTGAAATACCTGCTTGCTGTGCAGCTTGGCACATTAGAGAGCGTACTGCCCAGTGTCCTAAGAGCCAACCATAAACTTCCTGGACAACTTCACGAGGATTAAGCGAGAGGCTTATACCAAGTTCTTTCCCCTCTGCCCCTCTGCTAACCACTTTTGCATTGTTTCCTGCTTGGGCTGGAGTTGCTCCTGGCAACTACGCTCATTGGTGGGAAAATGCTTACTACTCAGGCAAAATATTAACTGAATCGTTACTAAAATTCTGTTCAAGGTAACGTGGATCGTTTACTCCTATGTGCAAAAGCAGTGCTGTAACTAATGCACCTCCTGCTGCTACTAAGAAGCTAGTTCTATAGTCAATATTCTCGACTATCCATCCACCTAGTAGGGGAGCAAGGATGGTGGCAGGAGCAACAAGGGTATTACCAAGACCAATATAGGCTGGTCGTTGGTACTGGTTGCCAAACTCTAAAGTCATTACCGCAGCAATGTTTTGCAGAGCCGTCATACCTATTCCCGCTCCTATAAATACTAAGTGAAACCAGTTTACATTGGATGCTAAACAAGCTAAAACCGAACTGAATGCACAGGCAATACAACCAGTTTCCAAGACTAACTTACGACCCGTGCGATCGCCTAACCACCCCAAGACTAATCCAGCAATAGTTTGTGTGACCATCAATAGAGTAGTAATTAACCCAACAGATGCTTCTCCTATCCCATATTGATGTACGGCATAGAGTGTATAGAAGGGAAGTGGCATCAGTGCTAACTGTGAGATCATACGTGCGATCACAAAGCAACGAAAATTCTCATCGCACTGGAGAATTACACCCAGACTGTCCCAAAATTCACGTCTAGTTTCACAGGCTGATGATGTGGTGTTTACTGGCTCTCGCGTCCTAGACATAAAAAACCAAGATAGAGCCATTGCCAAACTGGCACACAAAAAACATAGAGCAAAGTTAAATGGTTGAGCAATTTCCTTAAGTAATAAACCAGCGATTGCAGCACCACAAATATTCATAAAATTACCAGATGCTGCTAAAGTACCGTAAAAAATACCAAGCTTTCTAGAGGGAACAATTTTTGCAATCATGCTTTGCCAAGCAGTAGCGCTAACTCCACCGCCTAGCCCTTGCCAAATGAGTATGGCAAATGTCAACAGTAAGATAGTTTGGTGATTGAGTTCTAGTTGTAATAAAGCCACCAGTGATAATCCAAAAAAAGGAAGCTTCTGATGAATTGTCAACAACATTACAGTTGGTTTGTAACACTGTAGATGAGCTACTTTATTAGCTGTTAATAATTGAGGTAATTGCCAGCCTAAGCGCGGAATAGCTGGGATCAGACCGATAAGCAATGCCGAATCGGTAAGAGTGCTAACAAATAGTGGAAGAATCGTAAAAAATGAAGCAAAACCACTCCCAAAACCAAAAAATCCACTTTCAATAACACTGACAGTAAAGTTATGGCGAAGGTCTTTTTGAATTTCAGAATTAAGCATTTTTATAGATATTGCAAGTTTGGTGATTTATTCCCTTTTGGGGAAACTCAGGCTGTCTTTTGAATAGGTTTATCTGCTTTTTGTAGATACTTAGAAATCATCTAAGTATCTACAAAAACCTGAGTTCCATAAATTGTTCCCAAATGCTGTACTTAAATCACCGTTGAAAAATATTTTTGTAAAATATCCCGATTTTTGATGGTGAACCTAACTGCAACGGAGTCCTGGGTCAGTGGCAGGTTAGGTTAACTTTGAAGTGGTGATACAGTTTAGTGTTACAATCGGGCGATCGCATTGCTCCCCCCTTCAAGTTAAGTTATGTTGTGCGGTCACTTTATCCTTAAAGGGTTATGTATCTGGTATTCTCGGCATTAACTGATATAGGAACAAAGCTACCTTGGAAGAAGTAGGGAATGGATTGTTAGGAGTGCACCTACAATAATTCAAGTATTTCTTCTTATATTCCCACACCTGGAGCAAGATAGCTAACGGGTATTAATCTTCCTGTTTCATCTTATGAAAGCGCAATCTATTTCCTCTAATCTTGAGAAAGATTGACATTTAATTTGAAGCGACGTTCTTCAACAATTGAAACAGGTAACTCACGATCATCTGATGTATATTTTGAACTCAGAATTTGCAGATGCTCTTGGGTGACATCTGCACGTTTATCGCTTGTTGGATCTCTACCCAACCATGCTCTAGCGGTTTGAGAGCCAATAGTCAAATTAGTAGCTGTAACTACTTCTATTGGTAATGAGTCCTTTGGAAGTTCTCCCCAATACTCGATGGTAAAGTTTCGTAGTTTTATGGTCGCACTTGCTGGTAACAACAACGCTTGAAAATTACCTGTGCCGTGGAAACGACTAACTATAACTTTACCTTTGCCCTCAAATCCAAAAATGCTAACTCCGTAAACCCCGCTTTTTTCATACTTAACACCTGGACTGAGGCTGTAGGGTATAATAAACCAACGAGGGACAGAGCGCTCATTGCGTAGTGTCATGTCAAAGATAAGTGTGATCTGAGGTGGTTTCTGCCTATGCAAACCTATATACCTCATCTCTATGGCATTCTGATTTGATTCCCTGTCTATCCTTTTTAATGAATTATTTGGCACTGTTGCCATGACTAGGAAATATTGCTCAGTCAAGTTGCTAGACGAAATACAATTAGTCAAAACCAGCAGTAAGGCACTCATCAAAAACGGAAAATTCATAGGTCTCAAGAAAATTAATCTCAGTAGACATTCATGTATCATCACTGAGGTGTCAATTGTCGTTAGAGTTTTTTTACATAAAAAAAGCATAAATCTTCTATGCCTCGAAAAACTCCACCTTTATCCCACTCGACTGTTACAACTCCACTGGCTCTCTCTCAATTACATATCCGCTTACAGTTTCTAGAAAAATCACACTAATCACTACTCAAGCAGATTAAGAGAAAACGGACAGAACTGAATAACTTTGTTGAACAGACGCGAATTTTCGCCACAGAAATCTTTCATCAAGCTAGTCCCAGTTTTCAAAAAAGTTTTCTATAGTGAGAAAACTTGGGGATTTTTTCATATAGCTGATTGTCCCGATTTAGTCACAATATCCCAATTGACTTTTACATAGCCTGGTTCAATATGAGCAAAGTGCGAACTTAACAGTTGATGAGCATTAGCCAGGACGTGAAAAGGAATTGATGGGTACAAATGATGCTCGGCATGAAATGGCATATTCCACATTAAAAATCGCACAGGCCACAGAGTTAGTGTTGTGCGCGTATTTGTCAGCAGGTTAGCATCAAGAGTACAGCCTGTATGTTCTGCTAACAGAATAAAACGCAAAATTGGTTGACCAACAATCAATGGCAGC
This window encodes:
- a CDS encoding MFS transporter, with product MLNSEIQKDLRHNFTVSVIESGFFGFGSGFASFFTILPLFVSTLTDSALLIGLIPAIPRLGWQLPQLLTANKVAHLQCYKPTVMLLTIHQKLPFFGLSLVALLQLELNHQTILLLTFAILIWQGLGGGVSATAWQSMIAKIVPSRKLGIFYGTLAASGNFMNICGAAIAGLLLKEIAQPFNFALCFLCASLAMALSWFFMSRTREPVNTTSSACETRREFWDSLGVILQCDENFRCFVIARMISQLALMPLPFYTLYAVHQYGIGEASVGLITTLLMVTQTIAGLVLGWLGDRTGRKLVLETGCIACAFSSVLACLASNVNWFHLVFIGAGIGMTALQNIAAVMTLEFGNQYQRPAYIGLGNTLVAPATILAPLLGGWIVENIDYRTSFLVAAGGALVTALLLHIGVNDPRYLEQNFSNDSVNILPE
- a CDS encoding DUF2252 family protein; the protein is MTNNIIDRIHRFNLGRNPKLLELKYKAMGSDVFTFYRGTCHLFYEDFPKDFALNAAPPVWICGDLHLENNAFTISTIL
- a CDS encoding spore photoproduct lyase family protein; this translates as MPEQVLFTPAALNEVWGQQILARIESLNLPIEELSQNRLKGLRGESERDTYNIAKRTLAVVTAPPSSFKLSPIPPSADWQFHIAEGCPAHCQYCYLAGSLSGPPVIRVFANLPQILENLANYEQQSQNTSFEVSCYTDPLGIEHLTGSLAECIRYFGTRSNAHLRWVSKFDVVDGLLDLPHNGHTRCRMSVNAAPISGKFEGGTASVTSRLNALRQLALPLERGGGGYPVGLVIAPIMPIDDWQMHYSSLFDQINEALDFECNLTFELISHRFTPGSKEVLRTWYPQSKLEMDEAKRSVKRNKFGGTKYVYDKDTMKALRCFFEREISRRFSNAGILYWT
- a CDS encoding YncE family protein: MNTIINHRIGTVIASVLITGSGLCFDNAVISGTSTTPNYQVVKKISLGGEGGWDYLTLDSAARRLYITRSTRVIVLNVDTGRVVGEIGDTPGVHGVAIARELNRGFTSNGKAATATIFDLKTLKVIGKVKTGSNPDAIVYDSVSQKVFTFNGLSNSVTVFDAKTTKVLGTIALGGKPEFAVADGLGRIDVNLEDKSEIVAINASNLKVEKDSPLKPCSEPTGIDIDKEHRRLFIGCRNQIMTVVDANTLSIKATLPIGKRTDAIAYDPVTRLAFSSNGEGSLTVVHEDSADKFSIVNNVVTEPGARTMALDLKTHKLYLATAKFQATSTPVPGQVRSRPSIIPGTFVILVLYDKQYH